In one Niallia taxi genomic region, the following are encoded:
- a CDS encoding FtsW/RodA/SpoVE family cell cycle protein, with the protein MLKKILKSYDYTLIVAMVLLSLFGVIMIYSASMVSSVQYYGHDSSSYYYKKQIINLLVAGVAFIFVALFPYKAFMSNRFLVPMVLVSVFGLFGVFLLGHVAGNAQSWYKVGTASLQPAEFVKLSVIIYLSAIYAKKQSYINEFNRGVAPPLAYLVLVCALVGLQPDFGTAAIIFMIAATIIVCSGMNMKNLMKLAGIGLAFGGFLALVMQLFGKGVLTAKQLSRIFVFLDSPFSKEVVQGSGYQMSNSLLAIGGGGLKGLGLGQGIQKLGYLTDGHTDFIMAVIAEELGIFGVGFVVVCLSYIVLRGIYIGLKCKDPFGSLLAIGISSMIGIQSFINIGGVSGVIPLTGVPLPFVSYGGSSLVQLAIGMGILLNVSMFTKYEKVYKNKEEDTIPSMPKSIRRKRFAQNERF; encoded by the coding sequence ATGTTAAAAAAAATCTTAAAATCATATGATTATACACTGATTGTTGCAATGGTCTTACTATCACTATTTGGGGTTATCATGATATACAGTGCTAGTATGGTATCATCTGTCCAGTATTATGGTCATGACAGCAGCAGTTATTACTATAAAAAACAGATCATTAACTTGCTTGTGGCAGGAGTTGCTTTTATTTTTGTCGCGCTTTTTCCATATAAGGCATTTATGAGCAACAGATTTTTGGTTCCGATGGTTTTAGTGTCCGTGTTTGGTCTTTTCGGAGTCTTTTTACTTGGACACGTAGCAGGAAACGCACAAAGCTGGTACAAGGTAGGTACAGCAAGCTTGCAGCCTGCGGAATTTGTCAAGCTGTCTGTCATTATTTATCTATCGGCTATATATGCGAAAAAACAATCTTACATAAACGAATTTAACAGAGGAGTTGCACCTCCACTTGCATACTTAGTGCTTGTATGTGCACTCGTCGGACTTCAGCCTGATTTCGGGACAGCAGCCATTATTTTCATGATTGCAGCAACAATTATCGTCTGTTCCGGTATGAACATGAAGAACTTAATGAAGCTTGCCGGCATAGGTCTTGCTTTTGGCGGATTTTTGGCTCTCGTTATGCAGCTTTTCGGCAAAGGTGTATTGACTGCAAAGCAATTGAGCAGAATTTTTGTGTTTCTGGATTCGCCTTTCTCTAAAGAAGTAGTCCAAGGCAGTGGCTATCAAATGAGCAACTCACTCCTTGCAATTGGCGGCGGAGGCTTAAAAGGTCTTGGCCTTGGGCAAGGAATCCAGAAGCTTGGGTATTTAACAGACGGTCATACTGATTTTATTATGGCTGTCATTGCAGAAGAGCTCGGCATATTCGGAGTCGGCTTTGTCGTAGTTTGTTTAAGCTATATCGTTTTACGAGGAATATATATCGGCTTGAAATGCAAGGATCCCTTTGGCAGCTTGCTTGCAATTGGAATATCAAGCATGATCGGCATACAGTCATTTATTAATATTGGCGGTGTATCGGGAGTAATTCCACTAACAGGTGTGCCGCTTCCGTTTGTAAGCTATGGCGGTTCATCACTCGTACAGCTTGCTATCGGCATGGGAATACTGTTGAACGTATCTATGTTTACAAAATATGAAAAAGTTTATAAAAACAAAGAAGAAGATACCATTCCTTCTATGCCTAAATCAATAAGAAGAAAACGATTTGCGCAAAATGAAAGGTTCTAG
- a CDS encoding YlbE-like family protein, producing MRKNVKEYIEQNRELQQFIREQPLWYRQLCRNPSDLQSFEIASMHYYKKTIPHRVEKFSNGVQMASMMFSMFQAMNAQS from the coding sequence ATGAGGAAGAACGTAAAGGAATATATTGAGCAAAACAGAGAGTTACAGCAGTTCATCCGTGAACAGCCCCTTTGGTACCGGCAATTATGCAGGAATCCAAGTGATTTGCAAAGTTTTGAAATTGCCTCCATGCATTATTACAAAAAAACAATTCCTCACCGTGTTGAAAAATTTTCTAATGGTGTTCAGATGGCATCCATGATGTTCAGTATGTTTCAAGCAATGAATGCCCAATCATGA
- the cyoE gene encoding heme o synthase, whose protein sequence is MANYRAYPEAQVDGELPKTSAWKDFLALIKIGIVNSNLITVFTGLWLALHFSGEKFLMNIDTVLYTLIGSALIIAGSCALNNFIDMDIDPLMERTKERPTVTGKVTPKKVAILGFGLLAIGTFFMLLTTISATVIALVGAFSYVVVYTMWSKRRLVSNTVIGSFSGAVPPLIGWAAIDPNLDIMAWSLFLIMFFWQPPHFYALAIRRVEEYRAAGVPMLPVVKGFEVTKKHTYGWIIALFPLPFLLMKLGVPFLILATLLNVGWIITGILASKKKDEIKWATAMFVYSLQYMTILFVAMVIVTFI, encoded by the coding sequence ATGGCAAATTATAGAGCGTATCCTGAAGCTCAAGTGGACGGAGAACTACCAAAAACATCGGCGTGGAAGGATTTTTTAGCGCTGATAAAAATAGGTATTGTTAACTCTAACCTGATTACAGTCTTTACAGGATTGTGGCTGGCGCTGCATTTTTCTGGAGAGAAATTTTTGATGAATATCGACACAGTTCTGTATACATTAATAGGCTCAGCGTTAATTATCGCAGGTTCATGTGCGCTTAACAATTTTATTGATATGGACATTGATCCACTTATGGAAAGAACAAAGGAAAGACCAACTGTTACAGGGAAAGTAACACCAAAAAAAGTTGCGATATTAGGGTTCGGTCTTCTGGCAATCGGAACATTCTTTATGTTGCTCACAACAATTTCCGCAACAGTTATTGCACTAGTTGGTGCTTTTAGCTACGTGGTCGTTTACACAATGTGGTCTAAGCGCAGACTTGTTTCGAATACAGTAATCGGAAGCTTTTCAGGTGCTGTACCACCATTAATCGGCTGGGCTGCAATTGATCCAAACCTTGATATTATGGCATGGAGCTTATTCTTAATCATGTTCTTCTGGCAACCACCACATTTCTATGCATTGGCAATTAGAAGAGTAGAGGAATACCGTGCAGCAGGCGTTCCAATGCTGCCTGTAGTTAAAGGCTTTGAAGTAACGAAGAAACATACGTATGGCTGGATTATTGCTCTTTTTCCATTGCCATTCCTACTAATGAAGCTCGGTGTACCTTTTTTGATTTTGGCAACATTGCTTAATGTCGGCTGGATTATTACAGGTATTTTGGCAAGTAAGAAAAAGGACGAGATTAAATGGGCGACTGCCATGTTCGTATATTCTCTTCAATACATGACGATCCTTTTCGTTGCGATGGTCATTGTCACATTTATATAA
- a CDS encoding YlbG family protein, which produces MLGQRQGLVVYLYSLKQAKMLRRYGNVHYISKRLKYVVLYTNLNEAEALMEKLNSFSFVKKVEPSYKPFLKMEFENSKPDKAKEYDYKMGI; this is translated from the coding sequence ATGCTAGGGCAGAGGCAAGGATTGGTCGTTTACCTTTATTCGTTGAAGCAGGCGAAAATGCTGCGCAGATATGGTAATGTCCACTATATATCCAAAAGATTAAAGTATGTTGTGCTTTACACTAATTTAAATGAAGCAGAAGCATTAATGGAAAAGCTAAACTCCTTCTCTTTTGTAAAAAAAGTGGAGCCTTCCTATAAACCATTCTTGAAAATGGAGTTTGAAAATTCCAAACCGGATAAAGCAAAAGAGTATGATTATAAGATGGGTATATAA
- the ylbD gene encoding YlbD family protein — MSEKQLHPSVQQFKDFVKTQPHLIQEVRRGDTTWQRLFEDWYLLGEEDTRFSSNPSAGQEAGKQEEASTDSSKSLWMSTVMNSLKNMDQNQVQGYIANISQALGTIQGVISQFSPSSGGSQNASTKTTQQPTGPFSFRKD, encoded by the coding sequence ATGTCAGAAAAGCAACTACATCCTTCTGTTCAGCAATTTAAAGACTTCGTAAAGACACAGCCCCACCTTATACAGGAAGTAAGAAGGGGAGACACGACTTGGCAAAGATTGTTTGAAGATTGGTACTTGCTTGGAGAAGAAGATACTCGCTTTAGCAGCAATCCATCAGCAGGGCAAGAAGCAGGAAAGCAGGAAGAGGCTAGTACTGATTCGAGCAAATCACTGTGGATGTCTACAGTGATGAATTCCTTGAAAAACATGGATCAAAACCAGGTTCAAGGTTATATTGCTAACATTAGTCAGGCACTAGGCACAATTCAAGGTGTTATTTCCCAATTTTCTCCGAGCAGCGGTGGCTCTCAAAATGCTAGCACGAAAACAACACAACAGCCAACAGGACCTTTTTCATTTCGAAAAGACTAG
- a CDS encoding YlbF family regulator, translating into MLATTELIMIQEEAESIAEMILESDVAEQYRMRVANLYTDKETQSKIISFNEMKELYEEVQRFGKYHPEYKRVMMEIRQLKREVDMDENVAAFKIAENNLQKLLDEVSVIIGKSVSEFVKVPTGNPFFDELSGCSGGCGSGGSCSCSA; encoded by the coding sequence GTGCTTGCTACAACCGAATTGATTATGATACAAGAAGAGGCAGAGTCCATTGCCGAAATGATATTGGAATCAGATGTGGCAGAACAATATCGAATGCGTGTGGCAAACCTCTACACCGATAAAGAAACACAGAGCAAAATCATTTCTTTTAATGAAATGAAAGAACTGTACGAAGAAGTGCAGCGTTTCGGCAAATATCATCCTGAGTATAAGCGGGTCATGATGGAAATCAGACAGCTCAAAAGGGAAGTGGATATGGACGAAAATGTAGCTGCATTTAAAATAGCGGAAAACAACTTGCAAAAATTGCTCGATGAGGTAAGTGTCATCATTGGTAAGTCTGTCTCTGAATTTGTTAAAGTTCCGACAGGAAATCCATTCTTTGATGAGCTTTCCGGCTGCAGCGGTGGCTGCGGCAGTGGAGGAAGCTGCAGTTGTTCAGCATAA
- a CDS encoding DUF420 domain-containing protein, with translation MNYSLPILPTISTTFIVLSAIFVAIGWGLIIKRKIEAHQKVMLIAAVCAVIFFVIYASRTIFIGNTAFGGPDDIKIYYTIFLIFHITLATTGAVLGITMLVTGYRKRYDIHRKLGPTTSIIWFFTAITGVAVYVLLYVIYHGGETTSVIKAILGF, from the coding sequence ATGAACTATTCACTACCAATTTTACCTACTATTAGCACTACCTTTATTGTACTTAGTGCGATTTTTGTCGCAATCGGTTGGGGATTGATAATTAAAAGGAAAATAGAAGCACACCAAAAAGTAATGCTTATTGCAGCTGTATGTGCGGTTATTTTCTTTGTTATTTATGCTTCAAGAACAATTTTTATCGGAAATACAGCGTTTGGCGGACCAGATGATATCAAAATATATTACACCATATTTTTGATTTTCCATATAACGTTAGCGACAACTGGAGCAGTACTGGGTATCACTATGCTCGTAACAGGCTACAGAAAACGATATGATATACATCGCAAACTTGGTCCGACCACAAGCATTATATGGTTTTTTACAGCAATAACAGGTGTTGCTGTATATGTGCTTCTGTATGTAATCTATCATGGCGGTGAGACTACTTCCGTTATTAAAGCAATACTAGGGTTTTAA
- a CDS encoding YlaN family protein — MTSDMIINHKEKASALLKADAEKILKLIKVQMDNLTMPQCPLYEEVLDTQMFGLSKEIDFAIRLGLVEESVGKKILDELEKELSVLHEASIRK; from the coding sequence TTGACTTCTGACATGATCATAAATCATAAAGAGAAAGCAAGTGCACTGCTAAAAGCAGATGCTGAAAAAATACTAAAGCTTATAAAAGTTCAAATGGATAACTTAACAATGCCACAATGTCCTTTATATGAGGAAGTTTTGGATACACAAATGTTTGGATTATCTAAAGAGATAGATTTTGCCATCCGTCTAGGGTTAGTGGAAGAAAGTGTCGGCAAGAAGATACTAGATGAATTGGAGAAAGAACTTTCAGTATTGCATGAAGCATCTATAAGAAAATAA
- a CDS encoding peptidyl-prolyl cis-trans isomerase, protein MSQIIQVKGLVTFPITIDPSVWIFDDRKKTSEEIFAPSQAKSELEAYTKEVSKHWDRELLEGARLPEKQTETKKYKKQEILSGTFYMPLAPFIKNAEPLQDAQQIVIHTANKEQTFPLSVMDEMVLLFCRDGKPILDDGPIYLYFQSKGSDEPPIRSITGFELR, encoded by the coding sequence ATGAGCCAAATTATCCAAGTAAAAGGGTTAGTCACTTTTCCAATTACTATTGATCCAAGCGTTTGGATTTTTGATGACCGTAAGAAAACTAGTGAGGAAATATTCGCTCCTAGCCAAGCAAAATCTGAATTAGAGGCATATACGAAAGAGGTTTCAAAACACTGGGATCGCGAATTGCTTGAAGGCGCTCGATTACCTGAGAAACAGACAGAAACAAAAAAATACAAAAAGCAAGAAATCCTGTCAGGCACTTTCTACATGCCGCTTGCTCCTTTTATTAAAAACGCTGAACCATTACAGGATGCACAGCAAATTGTCATTCATACAGCAAACAAGGAACAGACTTTCCCTCTTTCTGTCATGGATGAGATGGTTCTCCTTTTCTGCAGAGACGGTAAGCCAATTCTTGATGACGGTCCCATTTACTTATATTTTCAAAGCAAGGGTTCAGATGAGCCGCCAATAAGATCTATCACAGGCTTTGAATTAAGGTAA
- a CDS encoding CAP domain-containing protein codes for MVIISILLAFWFYLSITETRDSSDALVDEGENSAKVDEGLTEETAEDSSITMPKEGLGSMIGSTAKELVKKYGEPTRKDPSNYEYEWWIYNKDSSKYFQVGVLDDKVVTIFAIGQDVDISPYKIGEEVGDIYEKTPIETNISLNYEDSSYRFELSEDEINNRPLVKMGDYYMQLYFDKFTGTLSSVRYMDARTLLQIRPYELVYRGELLEAASVVKENEAVEDGNERQILDITNVIRSRFKLTSVKWDEDTANVALGHSVDMYDTKDFSHTSAKTGDLEARLKAGDVFYQLAGENIAAGYTDAAAVMEGWLNSKGHRECLLNEKFTHLGVGVYNKYYTQNFIEKW; via the coding sequence GTGGTTATTATTTCTATATTGCTTGCATTTTGGTTTTATTTAAGTATTACGGAAACGCGCGATAGCTCTGATGCTCTTGTAGATGAAGGCGAGAACTCTGCAAAGGTGGATGAGGGGTTAACGGAGGAAACTGCCGAAGACTCATCCATTACAATGCCGAAAGAAGGACTTGGCAGTATGATTGGCAGCACTGCTAAGGAGCTTGTTAAGAAATATGGAGAACCAACTAGAAAAGATCCCTCCAATTATGAATATGAATGGTGGATTTACAATAAAGATTCCTCCAAATATTTTCAGGTTGGTGTGCTTGATGATAAAGTGGTAACGATTTTTGCAATCGGACAAGATGTCGACATATCTCCATACAAGATTGGGGAAGAAGTAGGCGATATTTATGAAAAGACTCCAATTGAAACGAATATCAGCTTAAATTATGAAGACTCCTCCTATCGGTTTGAACTTTCAGAAGACGAGATAAATAACCGGCCACTTGTGAAAATGGGCGATTATTATATGCAGCTATACTTTGATAAGTTTACAGGAACGTTATCAAGTGTACGTTATATGGATGCAAGGACATTGCTTCAAATCAGGCCATATGAACTTGTGTACAGAGGAGAGCTGTTAGAAGCGGCCTCTGTAGTAAAGGAAAATGAAGCAGTTGAAGATGGCAATGAACGGCAAATATTAGATATAACAAACGTTATTAGAAGCAGATTTAAATTAACGTCAGTTAAATGGGATGAAGATACAGCAAATGTTGCGTTAGGACATAGTGTTGATATGTATGATACAAAGGATTTTTCCCATACTTCTGCTAAAACCGGGGACTTGGAGGCAAGGCTTAAGGCTGGAGATGTCTTTTATCAGCTCGCAGGGGAAAATATAGCGGCAGGCTATACTGACGCCGCAGCTGTCATGGAAGGCTGGCTTAACAGTAAAGGCCATAGAGAATGCCTTCTAAATGAGAAATTCACCCATTTAGGTGTAGGTGTATACAATAAATACTATACACAAAACTTTATTGAAAAATGGTAG